GCCCAAAACGGTCAATTGGAACAGATCGCAGATCAACTCTTCCCAGTTCTGGTTCACCCTTTACGTAAAAACGACCCTAAGCTTAAAAACTTGGTGCGACTTATGGCTGCGGAGGTCGGGCCCAATGCATTCGTCCGTCAGCAAAACGCTATAATTTCACGCCCGGACTCGCGTTCCGGACTCGGCGCAATCAAGTGCCCAACCCTGATTGTCGTCGGTGACCATGATGAACTTACACCACCGGAGCTATCTGAAGAAATTGCTGATGGCCTTTCCGGCGCACACTTAATTAAGATTCCCGAGTGTGGTCATTTATCCACCCTCGAAAAGCCCGATAAAGTATCGCAAGCTATAGTCAATTGGATCCAGAGTTGAGGATGGATTAAAAACGAATAGAGCGAAGTATTTTGGGAAACTCACTCAGGATGTTGGTTCGGGCAAGCCGATAGGATGACTAAAAACCACGCTCCTAATGGCAAGATTCCCCAACTTACCGGAAATAAAGACGATAAACCCCATTAACACCGGACCAAATCCCTCCGATCTCAAGATCGCTTTCCCGCACTTCAGAGATCAGGAAAGGCGATGGAGCTTCAGGCTTTGAGTGAGTTGGTGTAGATAGGAATGGAAAACCAATGATATCATTTGCATATAGCGATGGTCACCATGCATCTTGCCAAGGGGCTTGAATTCAGGGCTGTGGCGGTCATAGTTTACGACGATGAGGTAATCCCTTCCCAGCAGCGCATTGAAAGAGTCACCAATGATTCGGACCTGGAGGAGGTCTATAACATCGAACGCCACCTTCTTTATTTTAACTCAACTTTCGGGAATGGATTGAGGGAACGAAAACATGGTCTATGATGTTGATTTCATAAAGAAATAACTTGAAGAGCCCTATCTTTTGATTTATGGTGGATTTGCGACAATTCACAATAAATTCAAAGAGAAAGGGCTCAAATGGACCATACCAGCATCGTCTCCCAATCGCAAGACCCTGTTCATGTACAAAGCAAAATAGATGACTTCTTTGGCCATTTTAAAATCGCAACGCTCATGCATCAATGTGGGATGCGTAAACATCACGGTCATAGTGTTCGCTCTTTGACAAAAGCCATATTCACACTGCCCTTTGTTGGCAAGAACTTCTTCCGCGGCATCGTACTCAAC
This Desulfatitalea tepidiphila DNA region includes the following protein-coding sequences:
- a CDS encoding alpha/beta fold hydrolase, with protein sequence MVAEHTRDDTMSGIASRILRNAPPQFILVGLSMGGYIAFEIMREAPERVIKLILMDTSARSDTSEQSERRSTLISRAQNGQLEQIADQLFPVLVHPLRKNDPKLKNLVRLMAAEVGPNAFVRQQNAIISRPDSRSGLGAIKCPTLIVVGDHDELTPPELSEEIADGLSGAHLIKIPECGHLSTLEKPDKVSQAIVNWIQS
- a CDS encoding 3'-5' exonuclease gives rise to the protein MVTMHLAKGLEFRAVAVIVYDDEVIPSQQRIERVTNDSDLEEVYNIERHLLYFNSTFGNGLRERKHGL